The region CTACATCCTGTAGCCGCCCATGACCACGTGGAGAACCTGACCATGAACCCCAGTGTCGCCGACATTCTGATCGAAGCGCTGCCCTATATCCGGCGGTTTTCCGGAATGACCATCGTGATCAAATACGGCGGGCACGCCATGGTGGACGAGGACCTCAAGGAGGCCTTCGCGCGCGACATCACCCTGATGAAGTTTATCGGGCTCAACCCGGTGGTGGTCCACGGCGGCGGGCCCCAGATCAATTCGGTGCTGGACCGGATGGGCATCCGGCCCCGATTCGTGCGGGGGATGCGCCTGACCGACGCCCCCACCATGGACGTGGTCGAGATGGTTCTGGGCGGCAAGGTCAACAAGGCCATCGTGGCCCAGGTCAACCGCCAGGGCGGCCGCGCGGTGGGGCTGAGCGGCAAGGACGGCGGGTTGATCATGGCCAGGAAGCTTCAGATTCTCCATCAGGAGGACGACTCCAAACCACCGGAGATCATCGACCCGGGGCTGGTCGGGGAGGTCACCCGGATCAACCCGGAGATCATTCAAACCCTGACCGGCCAGGGTTTCATCCCCATCATCGCGCCGGTCGGGGCGGGCGAGAATGGGGAAACCTTCAACATCAACGCCGACCTGGTGGCCGGCCGGATCGCCGGGGCGCTCTCCGCCGGCCGCTTGATGCTGCTGACCGACGTCGACGGGGTCATGGACGCCGCCGGCCGCCTGATCTCCTCCATCGATTCCCAAACGATCCGCCGGATGGTGCAAAACGGCGAGATCTCCGGCGGCATGATCCCCAAGATCGAATACGGCCTCAAGGCGCTCTCGGATGGGGTGCAAAAGGTGCAGATCATCAACGGCGCCAAACGCCACGCCCTGCTGCTGGAGCTGTTCACCGACCAGGGGATCGGAACGGAGGTGACCCTGTGAACCCGGCTGAAAACCCCACCATCGCCGCCGCCGACGGCGCCATCTGCGCCACCTACAAGCGCTTTCCGATCGTTCTGGTGGAAGGCCGTGGCGCCAGCCTGTGGGACAGCGACGGCCGGCGCTATACCGATTTCGTCGCCGGGATCGCCGTCTGCAACCTGGGTCACGCGCACCCGGCGGTGGCCGAGGCGCTCTGCCGCCAGGCAAAGCTTCTGCTGCACGTCTCCAACCTCTACTACACCGTTCCCCAGACCGAGCTGGCCGCCTGGCTGACCGCCCACAGCTTCGCCGAGCGCGTCTTTTTCTGCAACAGCGGCGCCGAAGCCAACGAGGCCGCCCTGAAGCTGGTGCGCAAGTATTTCAACGACCGCGGCGCGGCCGGCCGGCGGCGGGTGGTGGCCATGGAGCGCTCCTTCCACGGGCGGACCATGGCGACCCTCTCGGCCACCGGCCAGGAAAAGGTGCGCCAGGGCTTCGAGCCCGTCCTGGGGGGATTCGAGTTCGTGCCCTTCAATGATATCGATGCCCTGGCCCAGGTGGTGGATCAGGACACCGCGGCGGTGGTCCTGGAGCCGGTGCAAGGGGAGGGCGGTGTGCGGCCGCCGGCGCCCGGCTACCTTCAGGCGGTGCGCGCGCTCTGCGACGATGCCGGCGCCCTGCTGGTGTTCGACGAGATTCAGACCGGGATCGGCCGCACCGGAAAACTCTTCGCCCACGAGCATTTCGGTGTTCAGCCCGACATCATGACCCTGGCCAAGGCCCTGGCCAACGGGCTGCCCATGGGGGCCATGCTGGCCACCGAAAAGATCGCCGCGGCCTTCGGGTTCGGCAGCCACGCCTCCACCTTTGGCGGCACCCCGATCGTGGCGGCGGCCGCCCTGGAGGTGGTCAGGGCCCTGGACGGCGGTCTGATCGACCAGGCCGCGGCCACCGGGGCTTATTTCAAGGAGCAGCTCCTGGGCCTGCAGTCGCGCCACCCATCGGTGCGGGAGGTTCGCGGCCTGGGGCTGCTTCTGGGAATGGAGATCGACGGCGACGGTGATGCCATCGTGCGGGCCTGCATGCAGCAGGGCTTCCTGATCAACTGCATTCAGGGCGATATCCTGCGCTTCGTGCCGCCGCTGATCATCTCGCGCGAGGAAATCGACGGCCTGGTGGCCTGTCTGGACGCGCTGCTCTGACCCGCGGCGCCTTGGAGACGCAGTGCCATGCGGTGCTTTTTTAGAAAGGAACTTTGACGGGCACCCCGGGGATAGGCCTGGATTTACAGCTCCCAGTGTTCTGTGTTCATTTTCTTTTGCGGACAAGAAAACGAACCAAAAGAAGCCGCCCGCGTCCCGGGGCCCTTCGGGCTGCCCTGCGCTTCTCGCAGCCGGCGGGCCCTGTGGAACTCGCTTGCACTCAGACAGCCACAGGGCCTTTATCGCCGGCTGCTGCGATGCTCGGCCCGGGGCGACGGGACATAAACCCCCGGCGGCATCAGGCGATGTAAAACCGGCTGTCGTCTTCGAAAAACGCCACACCGACGGGGATTAGGGGGTTAAGTTTATTTAAAAGGCCAAGTTGCGGCGCGCAAATCTCGTGGAGTGAGGCCTATTTATTTACGCCGCAGCGACTTCGAGATGCGGCGCAACGCGGAAATTGGGTTTTTTGCGGAACCGTCAATTTTGAAACCAAGGAGAAAACCGTGCCTGCCAGTGTCAAAAAAGTGGTCTTGGCCTATTCCGGTGGTCTGGACACCTCGGTGATTTTGAAATGGCTGATGGAAACCTACGGTTGTGAGGTGATCGCCTTTTCGGCCGATATCGGCCAGCGCGACGACATGGCCCTGGT is a window of Desulfobacteraceae bacterium DNA encoding:
- the argB gene encoding acetylglutamate kinase, whose amino-acid sequence is MNPSVADILIEALPYIRRFSGMTIVIKYGGHAMVDEDLKEAFARDITLMKFIGLNPVVVHGGGPQINSVLDRMGIRPRFVRGMRLTDAPTMDVVEMVLGGKVNKAIVAQVNRQGGRAVGLSGKDGGLIMARKLQILHQEDDSKPPEIIDPGLVGEVTRINPEIIQTLTGQGFIPIIAPVGAGENGETFNINADLVAGRIAGALSAGRLMLLTDVDGVMDAAGRLISSIDSQTIRRMVQNGEISGGMIPKIEYGLKALSDGVQKVQIINGAKRHALLLELFTDQGIGTEVTL
- a CDS encoding acetylornithine transaminase, translated to MNPAENPTIAAADGAICATYKRFPIVLVEGRGASLWDSDGRRYTDFVAGIAVCNLGHAHPAVAEALCRQAKLLLHVSNLYYTVPQTELAAWLTAHSFAERVFFCNSGAEANEAALKLVRKYFNDRGAAGRRRVVAMERSFHGRTMATLSATGQEKVRQGFEPVLGGFEFVPFNDIDALAQVVDQDTAAVVLEPVQGEGGVRPPAPGYLQAVRALCDDAGALLVFDEIQTGIGRTGKLFAHEHFGVQPDIMTLAKALANGLPMGAMLATEKIAAAFGFGSHASTFGGTPIVAAAALEVVRALDGGLIDQAAATGAYFKEQLLGLQSRHPSVREVRGLGLLLGMEIDGDGDAIVRACMQQGFLINCIQGDILRFVPPLIISREEIDGLVACLDALL